A genomic segment from Necator americanus strain Aroian chromosome III, whole genome shotgun sequence encodes:
- a CDS encoding hypothetical protein (NECATOR_CHRIII.G10166.T1), which translates to MPVVDPHHQRSQAASLPIRNSPYMMYGSETWAAPSTAMEGLDCRTERKLLRRLIGYFWPRVWRTTRGRHQHLAPPSKVAEVNRLRFFGHILRRPADRLVQRVLRCLPGSSWRKPPGRKRKFWTDVVKEDLRTLGVDRLFRRDVRSRRIWNSNEWIDSVQDLAEDREGWAELCSRTAHLGEDAGNRVRR; encoded by the coding sequence atgcctgtggtcgacccccatcaccaacgaagtcaagctgcgagtctacctatccgcaattcgccctatatgatgtacggatcggagacttgggcagcaccatcaacggctATGGAGGGGCTTGACTGCAgaacggaacgaaagctgcttagacggttaattggctacttttggcctagggtatggcggacgacacgtggaagacatcaacatcttgcaccgccatcgaaagtggctgaagtaaatcgtcttcgcttctttggtcatatattaaggagaccggcagatcgccttgttcaacgagttctgaggtgTTTGCCGGGTTCAAGCTGGaggaagccacctggccgaaaacggaagttctggactgacgtggtgaaagaggacttgaGGACACTAGGCGTGGATAGGctgttcaggcgagacgtaaggtctcgcagaatatggaatagcaacgaatggattgattctgtgcaagatctcgcagaagatcgagaaggttgggcagagctgtgttcaaggacggcacacctcggcgaggatgcgggtaatcgcgtcaggcgatga
- a CDS encoding hypothetical protein (NECATOR_CHRIII.G10165.T1) — MLASEAAIEDLMMQAKKIKYDVIGLTETRRRHPLNAVYESGEELFLGTCDIRGVGEVGVLVNTSMAKNIDSFEQLTTRIGRLRMRRCGPTPA, encoded by the coding sequence atgcttgcatcggaagcggccatcgaagatctgatgatgcaagccaagaagatcaagtacgacgtcatcggactgaccgagacgagacgacgtcaccctctcaacgccgtatatgaaagtggagaagaactgttcttaggaacatgcgacattagaggtgttggtgaagttggcgtcctcgtcaacacgagtatggcaaagaacatcgactcttttgaacaacttacgacccgaatcggacgtctgcggatgagaagatgtggcccaacaccagcttag
- a CDS encoding hypothetical protein (NECATOR_CHRIII.G10164.T1) — MENTMKSEYCPCSTVFESRHVSILSYEYEITARRTLEAFWITTKSPKMNKKDECIAITNELSVYQDLCVF, encoded by the coding sequence atggaaaatactATGAAATctgagtattgcccatgttcgactgtctttgaatctcggcatgttagtatattatcctacgagtacgagatcacagcacgcagaacgctagaggccttttggataaccaccaaaagtccaaaaatgaacaagaaagatgagtgcattgctatcacaaacgagttatccgtatatcaagacctatgcgtattttga